A single window of Leishmania panamensis strain MHOM/PA/94/PSC-1 chromosome 35 sequence DNA harbors:
- a CDS encoding hypothetical protein (TriTrypDB/GeneDB-style sysID: LpmP.35.4610), with the protein MVLLECKRLPKEEYSKDYDAFLASMPATTNIGEATDAIQKMQNTRVRLTWMMAAAKQMVKDSMVDAAQQHYLTGPIGDTERYLSLERTERRQLCVQSELDALVEAFKGGAMILFPAECSGSDACQRLAAILDSDTASDVEKSKAHRILSIIDDGATNENILAGRAVMWWSAKPLARDADFVKYIGKNDKTKITVKLVAEGSAAPPREPAVDIKAQAELMQHFYRKQEEMKKLVEDDDISFGNSAWANPHGLKNQLQGLDSIHYKGAH; encoded by the coding sequence ATGGTGCTTCTAGAGTGTAAGCGACTACCGAAGGAGGAGTACAGCAAGGACTACGACGCCTTTCTAGCAAGTATGCCAGCCACCACAAACATCGGTGAGGCCACAGATGCCATCCAAAAGATGCAAAATACACGTGTCCGGCTCACGTGGATGATGGCGGCCGCAAAGCAGATGGTCAAGGATTCGATGgtggacgcggcgcagcagcattACCTCACTGGACCGATCGGAGATACGGAGCGTTACCTTTCATTAGAGCGTACAGAACGGCGTCAGTTGTGTGTGCAGAGTGAGCTGGATGCCCTCGTGGAGGCGTTCAAGGGCGGCGCGATGATTCTCTTTCCGGCTGAGTGTagtggcagcgacgcgtGCCAGCGCTTAGCTGCGATTCTCGACAGCGATACCGCGTCAGACGTAGAGAAATCCAAGGCGCACCGCATTCTTAGCATCATTGACGATGGGGCGACCAATGAGAACATCTTGGCTGGTCGTGCAGTGATGTGGTGGAGTGCCAAGCCACTTGCGCGCGACGCCGACTTCGTGAAGTATATTGGCAAGAACGACAAGACAAAGATTACAGTGAAGTTGGTCGCCGAAGGTagcgcggcaccaccgcgggAGCCGGCCGTCGACATCAAGGCACAGGCGGAGCTCATGCAGCATTTTTACCGCAAGCAAGAGGAAATGAAGAAGCTGGTCGAGGACGACGATATTTCGTTCGGCAACAGTGCCTGGGCCAATCCGCATGGTTTGAAAAACCAGCTGCAGGGTCTGGATTCCATCCACTACAAGGGAGCCCACTAA
- a CDS encoding 60S ribosomal protein L18, putative (TriTrypDB/GeneDB-style sysID: LpmP.35.4620) codes for MGVDLTGISKKSRVVRHHTYSTNPYIKLLIKLYKFLAKRTSSGFNKVVYQRLIKSRSNRAPLSLSRIAVVMKRKAVFTAKCKKAPIAVVVGDVLDDVRMARIPAMRVCALRFSKNARQSIVAAGGECLTFDQLAMIAPTGKNTYLMRGRKSGRESVRHFGASGVPGSHSKPYATNRGKETKRGRRPGQSYKRKAFRHV; via the coding sequence ATGGGTGTGGATCTGACTGGCATCTCCAAGAAGAGTCGTGTGGTTCGCCACCACACATACTCAACGAACCCCTACATCAAGCTGTTGATCAAGCTGTACAAGTTCCTCGCAAAGCGCACAAGCTCTGGCTTCAACAAGGTTGTGTACCAGCGCCTGATCAAGAGCCGTAGCAACCgagcccccctctcgctgaGTCGTATTGCCGTCGTCATGAAGCGCAAGGCTGTCTTCACTGCAAAGTGCAAGAAGGCCCCGATTGCCGTCGTGGTCGGCGATGTGCTGGATGATGTGCGCATGGCCCGTATCCCCGCGATGCGCGTCTGCGCCCTGCGCTTTTCCAAGAACGCGCGCCAGagcatcgtcgccgccggtggTGAGTGCCTCACTTTCGACCAGCTCGCCATGATTGCTCCGACTGGCAAGAACACGTACCTCATGCGTGGCCGCAAGTCTGGCCGTGAGTCGGTGCGCCACTTCGGCGCCTCTGGCGTGCCCGGCAGCCACTCGAAGCCGTACGCGACCAACCGTGGCAAGGAGACGaagcgcggccgccgcccGGGTCAGTCGTACAAGCGCAAGGCCTTCCGTCACGTCTAA
- a CDS encoding hypothetical protein (TriTrypDB/GeneDB-style sysID: LpmP.35.4630), producing the protein MQSNLLPRGGSAESRPLSAVDLQRITDILEACGVSELHGSPHIYAHPESIHIISPRDLSFLVLHADVLATHKDLLYDVRAFTGILWGMVQHADRGIEKVLCTIEDSGTAVEVNALGGDTGGTPSSSPSPALAQKFLYTHVSNMYPAIFPHLVQVFRVATLLRAYESAKARAEVRDSRRIAQVDVDVVARLASRLTDLFLYEAGERTTGAIGRAGALNVTAAYTNVGHHLFRTSESALSSVMLLLSALAARPGSDAGPILRYFHSVSAWKASALGLLITDSYAKAIQTVLFALCERRHDFDNVEEVAAKLFLQRLASRPPYQWRTFRLLYFSVQDIGARDTPAAEDQQGSSAFGQLLVFRHIQRALRLCLTTDGANNADALATVKFLRKAVQAHVHRCWLEPNMAGRMGSLSNKGNNDAPPRLLSYYELLVLAAMQGMPAADLTKDAELRRRAEQTNLSVEPEVLTPSFLRILLACCYNVPPPSDAPTSRALLSTQSTLALYESLAKHVFQIPLCSSAARSCDVNPLLATAALQTETLVDLCVWNAIHNTQEDDREATEEGAVKESSAEAAAGSVMLPSAAHARAKAGATKMTGPPLPPTPFTKTAKLSAVAATPSLPQPPTPTSALFHCIRRDVSLLFAGNEDVLQHTPGAARVRAKNFPYGFRTMTLKTVSLLFGALRTAELYHHIPPVDVLPVVAQLFALRAYYPLSLSETEAKRKVERRLLSLMHLTLAILPQEMKAAAVNQLLCRTLVPMSTMAGQANQLQLALFEGYLRSMATASAANAVTDELMLQHWVDIAVPAVTNRHSVALANAGHDFLIAAFRAEKYVSPLFVPTYIALYIPTVDIHSTTGSVSQRSTYPPLSVSAIQHFARMVRTACHGIERCDSTALARLFEDGAGSEGDATMPALSSAAVAYMAKLSPAQRAALRKVTPTNAVLLVVSALFDCLCLLWNSTPGYVKVAQDLFVAYFSGLCNLLQCTSTPVLQRVCASIEAIEVEHLRGSGSVQFQFLKYVNLVVDAVEGPSKVGIAEWFLNMNKRIQEQNYGKHSKL; encoded by the coding sequence ATGCAGAGCAACCTCCTCCCACGTGGTGGGAGCGCTGAGTCGAGGCCGCTGAGCGCGGTTGACCTGCAGCGAATCACCGACATTTTAGAGGCATGCGGAGTGTCAGAGCTGCATGGCTCCCCGCATATTTATGCGCATCCGGAATCGATCCACATCATCTCACCTCGAGACCTCAGCTTCCTGGTCTTGCACGCTGATGTGCTTGCGACGCACAAGGACTTGCTTTATGATGTGCGGGCCTTCACAGGCATTCTTTGGGGGATGGTGCAGCATGCAGATCGTGGAATTGAGAAAGTGTTGTGCACGATCGAGGACAGCGGTACGGCAGTTGAAGTGAACGCACTGGGCGGCGATACTGGTGGCAccccgtcgtcgtcgccatccCCGGCACTCGCGCAGAAATTCTTGTATACCCATGTGTCGAACATGTACCCAGCCATTTTTCCGCACCTCGTGCAAGTGTTCCGtgtggcgacgctgctgcgcgcgtaTGAGAGCGCTAAGGCCCGCGCAGAGGTGCGAGACTCACGCCGCATTGCACAGGTGGATGTTGATGTGGTGGCCCGGCTGGCGAGCCGTCTGACTGATCTTTTCTTGTACGAGGCAGGAGAGCGCACCACCGGGGCTATTGGTCGTGCAGGCGCGCTGAACGTGACGGCTGCCTACACGAACGTTGGTCATCATCTCTTCCGCACAAGCGAGAGTGCCCTTAGCTCTGTGATGCTGCTTCTTTCCGCACTGGCTGCTCGTcccggcagcgacgcgggACCAATTCTTCGCTATTTCCACAGCGTTAGCGCCTGGAAAGCGAGTGCACTGGGGCTCCTCATTACCGATAGCTACGCCAAGGCGATTCAGACGGTGCTCTTTGCTCTCTGCGAGCGTCGCCACGACTTTGACAATGTGGAGGAGGTTGCCGCCAAGCTCTTCCTTCAGCGACTCGCATCGCGCCCACCATATCAGTGGCGCACTTTCCGCTTGTTATACTTCAGCGTTCAGGACATCGGTGCTCGCGACACCCCCGCAGCAGAAGATCAgcaaggcagcagcgcgttcGGGCAGCTGCTCGTCTTCCGTCATATTCAGCGCGCGCTCCGATTGTGCCTCACCACAGACGGCGCGAATAACGCTGATGCGTTGGCGACCGTGAAATTCCTGCGCAAGGCTGTGCAAGCGCACGTACACCGCTGCTGGTTGGAGCCGAACATGGCGGGCAGGATGGGATCGCTGTCGAACAAGGGCAACAacgacgcgccgccgcgactcCTGTCCTACTACGAGCTTCTCGTTCTTGCAGCGATGCAGGGGATGCCAGCGGCGGACCTGACGAAGGACGCAGAGTTGCGGCGACGCGCTGAGCAGACGAACCTGTCGGTCGAGCCCGAGGTGctcaccccctcctttctGCGCATACTCCTCGCTTGCTGCTACAACGTTCCACCGCCGTCAGACGCGCCCacctcgcgcgcgctgctgtcgacGCAGTCCACCTTAGCTCTCTATGAGTCGTTGGCGAAACACGTCTTCCAAATTCCTTTGTGCTCAAGTGCGGCAAGATCGTGCGACGTGAATCCGCTactcgccaccgctgctctgcAGACCGAGACGCTGGTGGACCTCTGTGTGTGGAACGCAATCCACAACACGCAGGAAGACGACCGGGAAGCGACAGAGGAGGGCGCCGTAAAGGAAAGCAgtgcagaggcggcagcagggtCGGTGATGTTGCCCTcagctgcgcatgcacgGGCCAAGGCTGGAGCAACAAAGATGACGggacctcctcttccaccgaCTCCTTTCACAAAGACTGCAAAGCTGAGCGCCGTAGCAGCCACGCCGTCCTTGCCACAGCCACCCACGCCCACCTCTGCGCTCTTCCACTGCATTCGCCGTGACGTGTCGCTTCTGTTCGCCGGTAACGAggatgtgctgcagcacacgccAGGGGCGGCGCGGGTGCGTGCGAAGAATTTTCCGTACGGCTTTCGCACTATGACGCTCAAGACGGTGAGCCTCCTGTTtggtgcgctgcgcacggcAGAGCTGTATCACCACATTCCGCCCGTCGATGTGCTGCCAGTGGTCGCGCAACTGTTCGCCCTGCGTGCCTACTACCCCTTGTCACTTTCCGAAACAGAGGCGAAGCGCAAGGTGGAGCGTCGTCTCCTGTCCTTGATGCACCTTACGTTGGCGATTTTGCCGCAAGAGAtgaaggcggcagcagtgaatCAACTTCTCTGCCGTACGCTCGTCCCTATGAGCACGATGGCGGGACAAGCAAACCAGCTCCAGCTGGCCTTGTTTGAGGGCTATCTGCGTTccatggcgacggcgagcgCCGCCAACGCTGTCACGGACGAGCTCATGCTGCAGCACTGGGTCGACATCGCGGTGCCGGCCGTCACAAACCGCCACAGCGTCGCGTTGGCCAATGCCGGTCACGACTTCCTCATTGCCGCCTTCCGAGCCGAAAAGTACGTCAGTCCATTGTTTGTGCCCACATACATCGCCCTCTACATCCCCACGGTTGACATCCACAGCACCACCGGAAGTGTCAGCCAGAGGTCTACCTACCCACCCTTGTCCGTGAGTGCCATTCAGCATTTCGCGCGCATGGTACGAACCGCTTGCCACGGCATCGAGCGGTGTGACtcgacggcgctggcacgGCTCTTTGAGGACGGCGCTGGCAGTGAGGGGGATGCTACGATGCCGGCCTTGTCAAGTGCCGCAGTGGCGTACATGGCCAAACTCtcgccagcgcagcgcgctgcCCTTCGAAAGGTAACCCCGACGAATGCCGTTCTTCTCGTTGTGTCCGCCTTGTTTGACTGCCTCTGTCTGTTGTGGAATAGCACGCCTGGGTATGTGAAGGTGGCACAAGACCTCTTCGTGGCTTACTTTTCTGGACTGTGCAACTTACTGCAGTGCACGAGTACACCAGTATTGCAGCGTGTATGTGCCTCGATCGAGGCGATCGAGGTGGAGCATCTGCGCGGCTCTGGCAGCGTGCAATTTCAGTTCCTCAAGTACGTGAACTTGGTCGTTGACGCGGTCGAGGGACCGTCGAAGGTGGGCATTGCCGAGTGGTTCCTGAATATGAACAAGCGCATCCAGGAGCAGAACTATGGAAAGCACTCCAAGTTGTAG
- a CDS encoding ABC1 protein, putative (TriTrypDB/GeneDB-style sysID: LpmP.35.4640) — translation MMRGSRSCHDTPLCNLARGLQRIATAMLVSTGVADAGSGAGGASSTSWAANSGSGSVDSAVAQHHTTSSLTLPVSVAEDLSKPVKPKDMRYKHVPSSRVGRAAGFASLFMQLGWEKMTGGTPDRGLLSERGHQHIVNTLCRMRGAVLKLGQMLSIQDENTIPPHVTALFERVRDQAFAMPPAQLDHTLAKEFNNANWRRDLFDTFDNTPVAAASIGQVHCATLRPGAAGTDPTKPPVEVAVKVQYPGVAQSIDSDVANLKMLMSLGVLPPGMFVEKILQELRNELSAECQYTLEAAKQMRYRSLVAADPTLSGLFYVPKVYEAITTDQVLVSEYVHGVTIDQLGKRSDVPQELRNYIAESFMELTLKELFVWRFMQTDPNFSNFLYNAKNKRVYLLDFGASREYSSEFLEDYFDVVTAAATEDRERIIAKSITLGFLTGQEAQEMLDAHCASVLLLGKPFQDRARPFDFAAENLPSLIQTKVPTMVKLRLRPPPPPVYSLHRRLSGTILLATKFKATIHSGGLFWDIHDQLRN, via the coding sequence ATGATGCGTGGTTCTCGGTCATGTCACGATACACCGCTGTGCAACTTGGCCCGCGGGTTGCAGCGCATTGCGACGGCGATGCTCGTGAGCACTGGGGTAGCAGAcgctggcagtggcgctggtggcgcatCCTCTACATCATGGGCAGCAAACTCAGGGAGTGGGTCAGTGGACTCTGcagttgcgcagcaccacacgACTTCCTCTTTGACGCTGCCCGTGAGCGTGGCAGAAGATTTGTCGAAGCCAGTGAAGCCCAAGGATATGCGGTACAAGCATGTCCCCTCTTCGCGTGTTGGTCGCGCGGCGGGCTTTGCCTCGCTCTTCATGCAACTTGGCTGGGAGAAGATGACTGGAGGCACCCCCGATAGAGGGCTGCTCTCTGAGCGCGGTCATCAGCACATCGTCAACACTCTGTGTCGTATGCGGGGTGCTGTGTTGAAGCTGGGACAGATGCTCAGTATCCAGGACGAGAACACGATTCCACCTCATGTCACGGCCCTTTTTGAGCGAGTGCGCGACCAGGCGTTTGCGatgccgccagcgcagcttGACCACACACTCGCGAAGGAGTTCAACAATGCGAACTGGCGCAGAGACCTGTTTGACACCTTTGACAATACCCCCGTGGCTGCGGCGAGCATTGGCCAAGTGCATTGTGCTACCTTGAGgcctggcgcagcaggcacTGACCCAACAAAGCCTCCTGTAGAGGTTGCGGTCAAGGTCCAGTACCCTGGCGTGGCGCAGAGCATCGACTCCGATGTGGCAAACTTGAAGATGCTCATGTCTCTcggtgtgctgccgccaggGATGTTTGTGGAGAAGATCCTGCAAGAACTCCGCAATGAGCTTAGCGCCGAGTGTCAGTATACCCTGGAGGCAGCGAAGCAGATGAGGTACCGCAGCCTGGTCGCCGCTGACCCGACCCTTTCTGGCCTCTTCTATGTCCCCAAAGTCTACGAAGCAATCACCACTGATCAGGTGCTCGTCAGCGAGTACGTGCACGGCGTCACGATCGACCAGCTCGGCAAGCGGTCTGACGTTCCGCAAGAGCTGCGTAACTACATTGCCGAGAGCTTCATGGAGCTGACACTAAAAGAGCTGTTCGTGTGGCGGTTCATGCAGACGGATCCGAACTTCTCCAATTTTCTGTACAACGCAAAGAACAAGCGAGTGTACCTGCTGGACTTCGGCGCCTCGCGCGAGTACTCGAGCGAGTTCTTGGAGGACTACTTCGACGTCGTAACAGCGGCCGCCACGGAGGATCGCGAGCGGATCATCGCGAAGAGCATTACGCTGGGCTTTCTCACCGGTCAAGAGGCGCAGGAGATGCTTGACGCGCACTGCGCCAGTGTGCTGCTACTGGGGAAGCCCTTCCAGGATCGGGCCCGCCCGTTCGACTTTGCTGCCGAGAACTTGCCGTCCCTCATTCAGACAAAGGTGCCGACGATGGTAAAACTTCGCCTgcgcccaccaccgccgccagtgtACTcgctgcaccggcgcctcAGCGGCACCATCCTCCTCGCGACTAAGTTCAAAGCGACAATTCACAGTGGAGGGCTCTTCTGGGACATCCACGACCAACTGCGGAACTGA